In Trifolium pratense cultivar HEN17-A07 linkage group LG7, ARS_RC_1.1, whole genome shotgun sequence, a genomic segment contains:
- the LOC123899842 gene encoding uncharacterized protein LOC123899842 — protein sequence MGIIRSCFSFIAGTVTGIYVAQNYKVPNVAKVADTFLFMAKVTEETYRKPKNNNNKDDDE from the coding sequence atgggtATAATCAGGAGTTGTTTCTCTTTTATAGCTGGAACTGTCACCGGAATTTACGTCGCTCAGAATTATAAAGTACCTAACGTCGCCAAGGTCGCTGACACTTTCTTGTTCATGGCCAAAGTCACCGAGGAAACATATCGCAAAcccaagaacaacaacaacaaggaTGATGATGAATGA
- the LOC123899844 gene encoding putative receptor-like protein kinase At1g80870, whose protein sequence is MPKFIKLTQKSYEKLQSPFSSLLAQPVINIHSFIHSFIHKMPSRQIPSTTSSNFFTKPKFIFIALTISASVVIFFSILYFLYHLWHSLVHRAKTIPFDASAPLKLQRFSYKDLKLATNAFDTSNIIGKGGSGTVFKGLLKDGKFIAIKRLDSLSLQSEREFQNELQILGGLRSPFLVTLLGYCVEKNKRILVYEYMPNTSLQDSLFGDECFGLSWERRFCIIMDVARALEFLHLGCDPPVIHGDIKPSNVLLDAEYRGKISDFGLSRIKVEGEFGADLFSQDLGKSQDLWKSQDLSGNLTAETPVIGTPVESVSEVDFALALQASSSSKNSKTCLNVKALNLNSLNYNANIVGESESRTSVNTKGKEISSLDIGGGRDDWNNNNNMFVPYDDEFYSTDYSKELAVNNASCLVDDEKDNGKQWGKDWWWKQDGSGELCSKDYVMEWIGSQICPSNADWDDGIDSTKNNNIQEKSELENSSPIGKTSDAIANGPQLQVSVMEDADNGVVDMKELKGKKSHKMKNRKMQEWWKEEHLAELSKKNSNKLKSLQTKWKKGLKLMPHFGLGRRFYLCRRNKNYGEEGHHECEQNGEFSFRRGWRKKSTRSIGSDMWSGDLFSRELSSTTSMRGTLCYVAPEYGGCGFLMEKADIYSFGVLILVIVSGRRPLHVLASPMKLEKANLISWCRHLAQAGGSNILELVDEKLKQDDYNKEQASMCINLALTCLQKIPEMRPDIGDIVKILKGEMELPPLPFEFSPSPPSRLYSRSRRKQKTNVE, encoded by the coding sequence ATGCCCAAATTCATTAAACTAACACAAAAAAGTTATGAAAAATTACAATCCCCATTTTCTTCATTACTTGCTCAACCTGTGatcaatattcattcattcattcattcattcattcacaaaATGCCTTCAAGACAAATACCTTCTACAACAAGTTCCAATTTTTTCACCAAACCCAAGTTCATATTCATAGCACTCACCATTTCAGCTTCTGTTGTGATTTTCTTCTCAATCCTTTACTTCCTTTACCATCTTTGGCATTCTCTTGTACACAGAGCCAAGACCATCCCTTTTGATGCTAGTGCTCCTTTGAAGCTCCAAAGATTCTCCTACAAAGACTTAAAGCTAGCCACCAATGCCTTTGACACTTCCAATATCATTGGCAAAGGTGGTTCTGGTACTGTTTTCAAGGGTCTACTTAAAGATGGAAAATTTATTGCCATCAAACGCTTGGACTCATTGTCTTTGCAATCAGAGAGAGAGTTTCAAAATGAGTTGCAGATTCTTGGAGGGTTGAGATCACCCTTTTTGGTGACCCTTTTGGGCTATTGTGTTGAAAAGAATAAGAGAATTTTGGTGTATGAGTATATGCCTAACACAAGCTTGCAAGATTCACTCTTTGGTGATGAGTGTTTTGGTTTGAGTTGGGAAAGAAGGTTTTGCATAATAATGGATGTTGCTAGAGCATTGGAGTTTTTGCACCTTGGATGTGATCCACCTGTGATTCATGGTGATATTAAGCCAAGCAATGTGTTGCTTGATGCTGAGTACCGCGGGAAGATCTCGGATTTTGGTTTGTCAAGGATTAAGGTGGAGGGTGAATTTGGAGCTGACTTGTTTAGCCAGGATTTGGGGAAGAGTCAAGATCTTTGGAAAAGCCAAGACCTTTCAGGTAATTTGACTGCAGAAACTCCTGTAATTGGCACTCCTGTTGAGAGTGTTAGTGAAGTTGATTTTGCTCTTGCTTTGCAAGCTTCTTCTTCATCCAAAAATAGTAAGACTTGTTTAAATGTTAAAGCTTTGAACTTGAACTCTTTGAATTATAATGCCAATATTGTTGGTGAAAGTGAAAGTAGGACTAGTGTAAATACAAAGGGTAAGGAAATTTCAAGTTTGGATATAGGAGGAGGAAGGGATGAttggaataataataataatatgtttgtTCCTTATGATGATGAGTTTTATAGCACTGATTATAGTAAGGAGTTGGCTGTTAATAATGCTTCTTGTTTGGTTGATGATGAGAAGGACAATGGGAAACAATGGGGAAAAGATTGGTGGTGGAAACAAGATGGAAGTGGTGAGTTATGTAGTAAAGACTATGTCATGGAGTGGATTGGAAGTCAGATTTGTCCATCAAATGCTGATTGGGATGATGGTATTGATAGTACTAAGAACAACAACATTCAGGAGAAATCAGAGTTGGAAAATTCAAGTCCAATAGGTAAAACCAGTGATGCAATTGCAAATGGACCACAATTACAGGTATCTGTGATGGAAGATGCAGATAATGGAGTTGTTGATATGAAAGAACTGAAGGGAAAGAAAAGCCACAAGATGAAGAATAGGAAGATGCAagagtggtggaaagaagaaCATCTTGCTGAATTAAGCAAGAAGAATTCCAACAAGCTGAAAAGTCTTCAAACTAAATGGAAGAAAGGATTGAAACTGATGCCTCATTTTGGTTTGGGTAGAAGGTTCTATCTTTGCCGACGTAATAAGAACTATGGAGAGGAAGGACATCATGAGTGTGAACAAAATGGTGAGTTTAGCTTCAGAAGAGGTTGGAGGAAAAAAAGCACGCGTTCGATTGGAAGTGACATGTGGAGTGGAGATCTTTTCAGCCGCGAACTCAGCAGCACAACTAGTATGAGAGGTACACTGTGTTATGTAGCACCGGAATATGGAGGGTGCGGATTCTTAATGGAGAAAGCTGATATATACAGTTTTGGAGTTTTGATTCTTGTAATTGTGTCAGGTAGAAGACCATTACATGTTCTTGCATCTCCTATGAAGCTAGAGAAAGCTAACTTAATTAGCTGGTGTAGACACTTGGCTCAAGCTGGTGGCAGTAACATTTTAGAACTAgttgatgaaaaattgaaacaagATGATTACAACAAGGAACAAGCAAGCATGTGTATCAACTTGGCACTCACTTGTTTACAGAAAATTCCAGAGATGAGGCCAGATATTGGAGACATTGTTAAGATTTTAAAGGGGGAGATGGAACTTCCACCACTTCCATTTGAGTTCTCTCCTTCTCCACCTTCCAGATTATACAGCAGATCAAGGAGAAAACAAAAGACCAATGTAGAATAG